In the Clostridium gelidum genome, GCGCGATAATCATTGCACTTTCATCTTGAACTGTAATCTTTCCATCGTTAAAAAGTGGATTATTTTCTATGGATTTACCACCTTTAATTAAAATTGCTTCTGGACAAATAGAACCTTCTTCAATTTCATATTCTAGTGCTTCTAGTTCTTCAAAAGCTCCATCATAATCTACTTTAATTTCATTTACTCTAACGCTAACCTGTGGAATTGCATTTAAGCCTGACATTATTTTCTTAGATATTGGTTCTCCATATTGCTTAATTAATAATCTTATCATCCAAGGTTCAAAAGAAAATTTGTATGAATATTCATCAATTTTATTTCCTGGAACCTCAATATCATCTGGATTCTTAGTGAAATTTCTAAGTATTCCATTTACTAATTTTGAATCACCTTCAGATATTTGTTTCGCTTCTTCTACTGCTTCATTACAAGCAGCATAGCTTGGTATTTTATCCAAGAAATTCATTTGATATATTGCTACTCTTAAAATATTTAGTGTATCCTTATTCATTAATTTTATGTCTTTTACAAAGTTAGAAATTATAATATCTAATGTTTTTCTTCTTCTTAACACACCATATACAATTTCAGTTAGTAATGATTTATCTTTATCGTTTAATTCTGATTCATTTAGTTCTTTTGATAGTATTATATTAGAATATGCTCCTTCATTTAAAACTCTATCTAATATTTTCACTGCTAATTCTCTACAATTCATATTCTACCTCTTCTTCTTAGTCGTCTCTATTGCTAATTGCAATGAGTCGTATTAATTGTGGTATTTTAAACTAAAGAATAATATTCTTCTCTATTTCATGTCCATTGAGATATTGTTCTATAGTTAATGGCTTACCGTTTGGAAACTGTACTTTTTTTATAATCAGTACACCAATTCTACATGCAACCTTTATACCATTTTTGCTTACATCTATAATTGTTCCAGGTTCCTTTGAATTTTCTTCTTCCAAAAATTCTGTTTCATAGATTTTCATTCTTTCGCCCTTATATTCAGTATAAGCAATAGGCCAAGGATTTAATCCTCTTACTAAATTATGAATTTCCATTGAACTTTTGTTCCAATTTATATTTGCAAGATTTTTATCTAACATTTTTGCATAAAAAGTTTCATCTGCTTGCTTTTGCATTACTATATTTTCATTTGAAATACCTTCTATACTTTTAATTAAAAGCTCTGCTCCTCGTACCATTAATATATCATGTAATTCTCCAGTTGTCATATTATTAGTAATTTCAACTTCATCTTTAAGAATCATATCACCTGTATCTAACCCTACATCCATAAGCATTGTAGTATTTCCAGATACTTTTTCACCATTTATTATTGCCCAATTTAATGGTGCTGCTCCTCTATACATAGGTAGGAGAGATGCATGAAGATTTATGCATCCAAATTTAGGTATATCCAGTATTTCTTTAGTTAAAATTTGTCCAAAAGCTACTACTATTATAAAATCAGGTTTTAAGGATTTTAATTTTTCAATTAAATCTATATCCTCTTTAATTTTTATAGGCTGATATATTGGAATCCCATGTTTTAATGCTTCTTCTTTAACTACAGAATATGCCATCTTTTTGCCTCTACCCTTTGGTTTATCTGGTTGAGTTAAGACAGCTGTAACATTATATTCTTCAATTAATCTTTTTAAAGAAGGAACAGCAAAATCAGGAGTACCCATAAATACTATGTTCATTCTGTTTTTTCTCCTGTCATTATTTATTTTTTTACTCTGTCAATAAATAAAGTTCCATTTAAATGATCATACTCATGTAAAATAGCTCTTGCAAGTAATTCTTCTGCTTCTATTTCAAATTGTTCGCCTTTTTCGTTTAAAGCTCTTGCTCTAACATAATTAGGTCTCATAACTTCTTTTAATTCTCCTGGTAAACTTAAGCATCCTTCTTCATCTATTTGTGAACCACTTGTTTCTATTATTTCTGCATTTATAAATACTAATGGACCTTCTCCAATATCTATAACAAATAATCTCTTTAATATTCCAACTTGTGGTGCTGCAAGACCAACACCATCATATTCATACATTGTTTCCTTCATATCTTCAATTAAAGTTAATAATCTATCATCTATTTCATCAACTTCTCTACACTTCTTTCTTAATACATCGTCTCCAAATTGTCTTATAGTTCTTATTGCCATGGTTTGGTTTCCCCCTACATCATATTATTAGGATTAATATCTATACTAATCCTTATTTCATTATATACACTCTTATTTAATAGATAAAGTGTATCTTTAACTTTTTCACTAAACTCATCATCAAAATTTCCTTTTATTATTATTTGCCATCTATAATTTTCCTTGATCTTTGTAATCATACAAGGAACTGGACCAAGAAGCTTAAAATCTTCTACTAATAGTTTTTTCAAATTGTCTGCTAAAGTATTCATAAAATTCTTTAGTTTTTCTTCAAATTTTGAAGAGCCATTAATCAATAATATTTTACCAAAAGGCGGATTTTCCATCAACCGTCTTATATTGATTTCTTCTTTAAATAGAGATTCATAATCTTCTTCCTTGGCATATTTTAAGCTATAGTGGTTTGGCGTATAACTTTGAACAATTACAGTACCTTCATCTTCGCCACGACCAGCTCTTCCTGCAACTTGAGTTATTATTTGATATGTTCTCTCAGAAGCTCTGTAGTCTGGCAAATTAAGCGACATATCCGCAGCCAAAACTCCAACTAAAGTAACATTTTTGAAATCTAATCCTTTTGATACCATTTGAGTTCCTATTAAAATATCTGCTTCTCCATTTTTAAAAGAATTGTAAATAGACTCATGCGAATTTTTATGCCTAGTAGTATCTACATCCATTCTTAATACTTTTGCTGTCGGAAAATATTTTTTAACTTCTAGTTCAACTCGCTCTGTTCCTGCACCAAAAAATTTCACATATTTACTATTGCATTTTGGACACACCTTACTAACTTTTTCTGCTCTTCCACAATAATGACATATTAA is a window encoding:
- the rsmB gene encoding 16S rRNA (cytosine(967)-C(5))-methyltransferase RsmB — its product is MNCRELAVKILDRVLNEGAYSNIILSKELNESELNDKDKSLLTEIVYGVLRRRKTLDIIISNFVKDIKLMNKDTLNILRVAIYQMNFLDKIPSYAACNEAVEEAKQISEGDSKLVNGILRNFTKNPDDIEVPGNKIDEYSYKFSFEPWMIRLLIKQYGEPISKKIMSGLNAIPQVSVRVNEIKVDYDGAFEELEALEYEIEEGSICPEAILIKGGKSIENNPLFNDGKITVQDESAMIIAPLLELEEGMTVIDLCSAPGGKTTHIAEILQNTGKVLAFDLHESKLGLIRESCERLGLTNVEVNTNDATKLNSELIESSDRILLDVPCSGIGIIRKKPEIKWNKTRNDLRDVIPVQRDIMENAWKYLKTGGLMIYSTCTLNKEENEENIAWFLNRHKDCNIKKIFVGKQDNLVYNRNGSLTIMPNEYMDGFFVAKLEKR
- the fmt gene encoding methionyl-tRNA formyltransferase, whose translation is MNIVFMGTPDFAVPSLKRLIEEYNVTAVLTQPDKPKGRGKKMAYSVVKEEALKHGIPIYQPIKIKEDIDLIEKLKSLKPDFIIVVAFGQILTKEILDIPKFGCINLHASLLPMYRGAAPLNWAIINGEKVSGNTTMLMDVGLDTGDMILKDEVEITNNMTTGELHDILMVRGAELLIKSIEGISNENIVMQKQADETFYAKMLDKNLANINWNKSSMEIHNLVRGLNPWPIAYTEYKGERMKIYETEFLEEENSKEPGTIIDVSKNGIKVACRIGVLIIKKVQFPNGKPLTIEQYLNGHEIEKNIIL
- the def gene encoding peptide deformylase; the encoded protein is MAIRTIRQFGDDVLRKKCREVDEIDDRLLTLIEDMKETMYEYDGVGLAAPQVGILKRLFVIDIGEGPLVFINAEIIETSGSQIDEEGCLSLPGELKEVMRPNYVRARALNEKGEQFEIEAEELLARAILHEYDHLNGTLFIDRVKK